The following are encoded in a window of Corvus moneduloides isolate bCorMon1 chromosome 26, bCorMon1.pri, whole genome shotgun sequence genomic DNA:
- the STAT3 gene encoding LOW QUALITY PROTEIN: signal transducer and activator of transcription 3 (The sequence of the model RefSeq protein was modified relative to this genomic sequence to represent the inferred CDS: deleted 2 bases in 1 codon) encodes MAQWNQLQQLDTRYLEQLHQLYSDSFPMELRQFLAPWIESQDWAYAASKESHATLVFHNLLGEIDQQYSRFLQESNVLYQHNLRRIKQFLQSRYLEKPMEIARIVARCLWEESRLLQTAATAAQQGGQATHPTAAVVTEKQQMLEQHLQDVRKRVQDLEQKMKVVENLQDDFDFNYKTLKSQGDMQDLNGNNQSVTRQKMQQLEQMLTALDQMRRGIVSELAGLLSAMEYVQKMLADEELADWKRRQQIACIGGPPNICLDRLENWITSLAESQLQTRQQIKKLEELQQKVSYKGDPIVQHRPMLEERIVELFRNLMKSAFVVERQPCMPMHPDRPLVIKTGVQFTTKVRLLVKFPELNYQLKIKVCIDKDSGDVAALRGSRKFNILGTNTKVMNMEESNNGSLSAEFKHLTLREQRCGNGGRANCDASLIVTEELHLITFETEVYHQGLKIDLETHSLPVVVISNICQMPNAWASILWYNMLTNNPKNVNFFTKPPIGTWDQVAEVLSWQFSSTTKRGLSIEQLTTLAEKLLGPGVNYSGCQITWAKFCKENMAGKGFSFWVWLDNIIDLVKKYILALWNEGYIMGFISKERERAILSTKPPGTFLLRFSESSKEGGITFTWVEKDISGKTQIQSVEPYTKQQLNNMSFAEIIMGLKIMDATNILVSPLVYLYPDIPKEEAFGKYCRSESQEHSEATDSGAAPYLKTKFICVTPTSFSNTIDLPMSPRTLDSLMQFGNSSEGAESNAGGQFESLTFDMELTPECASSPM; translated from the exons ATGGCGCAGTGGAACCAGCTACAGCAGCTCGACACGCGgtacctggagcagctccaccAGCTCTACAGTGACAGCTTCCCCATGGAGCTCCGACAGTTCCTGGCCCCCTGGATTGAAAGCCAGGACTG GGCATACGCTGCCAGCAAGGAGTCGCACGCCACGCTGGTGTTCCACAACCTGCTGGGGGAGATCGACCAGCAGTACAGCCGCTTTCTGCAGGAGTCCAATGTCCTCTACCAGCACAACCTGCGCCGCATCAAGCAGTTCCTGCAG AGCAGATACTTGGAGAAGCCAATGGAAATAGCCCGCATCGTGGCTCGCTGCCTCTGGGAAGAGTCCCGGCTCCTCCAgactgctgccactgcagcccag CAAGGGGGACAGGCAACACATCCAACAGCAGCTGTGGtgacagagaagcagcagatgctggagcagcacctgcaggatgTCAGGAAGAGGGTGCAG GATCTGGAGCAGAAGATGAAAGTGGTGGAGAATCTCCAGGATGATTTCGATTTTAACTACAAGACTTTGAAAAGCCAAGGAG acaTGCAGGACCTGAACGGGAACAACCAGTCGGTGACCCGGCAGAagatgcagcagctggagcaaatGCTGACGGCGCTGGACCAGATGCGCAGG GGCATAGTGAGCGAGCTGGCTGGGCTGCTGTCAGCCATGGAATATGTGCAGAAGATGCTGGCAGATGAGGAACTGGCAGACTGGAAGAGGCGGCAGCAGATTGCCTGCATCGGTGGCCCACCAAATATCTGTCTGGACCGGCTTGAGAACTG GATAACCTCTCTTGCTGAATCGCAGCTACAGACCCGGCAACAGATCAAGAAGTTGGAAGAACTGCAGCAAAAAGTATCCTATAAGGGTGACCCAATTGTCCAGCACCGGCCCATGCTGGAGGAGCGGATTGTGGAGCTGTTCAGGAACCTGATGAAAAG cGCTTTTGTCGTGGAGAGGCAGCCCTGCATGCCCATGCACCCCGACCGGCCCCTCGTCATCAAGACAGGCGTGCAGTTCACCACCAAAGTCAG ATTATTGGTCAAGTTTCCAGAGCTGAACTATCAGCTGAAAATCAAAGTCTGCATTGACAA GGACTCTGGGGATGTTGCAGCACTTAGGGG gTCCCGGAAGTTTAACATCCTGGGGACCAACACCAAGGTCATGAACATGGAGGAGTCAAACAATGGCAGCCTCTCAGCAGAGTTCAAGCACCTG ACCCTGCGGGAGCAGCGCTGTGGGAATGGAGGCCGAGCCAACTGCGAC GCCTCGCTGATAGTCACTGAGGAGCTGCACCTCATCACTTTTGAGACAGAGGTGTATCACCAGGGGCTGAAGATCGACCTGGAG ACCCACTCGCTGCCTGTGGTGGTCATCTCCAACATCTGCCAGATGCCCAATGCCTGGGCGTCCATCCTGTGGTACAACATGCTGACCAACAACCCCAAG AACGTGAACTTCTTCACCAAGCCACCCATTGGGACCTGGGACCAGGTGGCAGAGGTGCTGAGCTGGCAGTTCTCCTCCACCACGAAGCGCGGCCTCAGCATTGAGCAGCTGACCACGCTGGCAGAAAAACTGCTGG GACCAGGCGTGAATTACTCTGGCTGTCAGATCACCTGGGCCAAGTTCTGCAAG gAGAACATGGCTGGCAAAGGCTTCTCCTTCTGGGTCTGGCTGGACAACATCATTGATTTGGTGAAGAAGTACATCCTGGCGCTGTGGAATGAAGG gTACATCATGGGGTTCATCAGCAAGGAGCGGGAGCGAGCCATCCTGAGCACCAAGCCCCCGGGGACCTTTCTGCTGCGCTTCAGTGAGAGCAGCAAGGAGGGTGGCATCACCTTCACGTGGGTGGAGAAGGACATCAGTG GGAAAACGCAGATCCAGTCGGTGGAGCCTTAcaccaagcagcagctgaacaacATGTCGTTTGCGGAGATCATCATGGGGCTA AAAATCATGGATGCCACCAacatcctggtgtccccacTGGTGTACCTGTACCCAGACATCCCCAAGGAGGAGGCGTTTGGAAAGTACTGCCGCTCCGAGAGCCAGGAACACTCGGAAGCGACGGACTCAG GTGCTGCTCCATACCTGAAGACCAAGTTCATCTGTGTCACCCC CACCTCCTTCAGCAACACCATCGACCTGCCCATGTCCCCGCGCACCCTGGACTCGCTCATGCAGTTCGGCAACAGCAGCGAGGGCGCAGAGAGCAACGCGGGCGGGCAGTTTG AGTCGCTGACCTTCGACATGGAGCTGACCCCAGAGTGTGCGTCCTCGCCCATGTGA